The Pyrus communis chromosome 2, drPyrComm1.1, whole genome shotgun sequence genome includes a window with the following:
- the LOC137725561 gene encoding uncharacterized protein, translating to MVASSSSLSEYSSDASSSSSSVSRRRHHRHHRSRRDKDKDKDKDALKIRKKTSRSNTKRRRRHRHRHSSSDSYSSSSPSDYRSDSSLDSELETSSKSKKRKKSDRDKKGKEKDQSKTHRRKHNRKLKEKQKNERSSGPVQLSKFLGRDKDNGVRRSAVSGKKILLKLEKTKEDKAAEDKRNELLKFLNASFD from the exons ATGGTGGCCTCGTCCTCATCGTTGTCTGAGTACTCATCGGACGCGTCCTCGTCGTCTTCGTCTGTATCTCGCCGCAGACATCATCGCCACCACCGCAGTCGCCGAGATAAAGACAAGGATAAAGACAAAGATGCCCTCAAGATCCGAAAAAAGACCAGTCGCTCCAACACTAAACGACGTCGCAGACACCGCCACCGCCACTCCTCGTCGGATTCTTACTCTTCCTCCTCTCCTTCCGATTACAG AAGTGATAGTTCTTTGGACAGTGAGCTTGAAACATCTAGTAAGTCAAAGAAGCGCAAGAAGAGTGACAGAGATAAGAAG GGCAAGGAAAAGGACCAGAGCAAGACTCATCGACGTAAACATAATAGGAAACTCAAAGAG AAACAGAAGAATGAGAGAAGTAGCGGCCCCGTTCAGCTTTCAAAG TTTTTAGGGCGTGACAAAGATAACGGAGTTCGTCGCAGTGCTGTCTCTGGAAAAAAG ATTCTACTGAAACTTGAGAAGACAAAGGAGGACAAGGCGGCTGAAGACAAAAGGAATGAATTGCTGAAGTTCTTAAATGCTAGTTTTGATTGA